One region of Frankiaceae bacterium genomic DNA includes:
- a CDS encoding class I lanthipeptide, which yields MRKLSLRKESLAELSTDELAVVVGGAETKVCVTDPCITPPVSQLKCSFSIAAEVCG from the coding sequence GTGCGGAAGCTGAGCCTGCGCAAGGAGTCCCTGGCCGAGCTGTCCACGGACGAGCTCGCCGTCGTCGTCGGCGGCGCCGAGACCAAGGTCTGCGTGACCGACCCGTGCATCACCCCGCCCGTGAGCCAGCTGAAGTGTTCGTTCAGCATCGCCGCCGAGGTCTGCGGCTGA
- a CDS encoding GNAT family N-acetyltransferase — protein MTLTIARLDTVAAVARATALFAEVWQTEQPPVAVNLVRAVDHAGGYAYGAYDGDAMVGASVAFLGGGPDDVYLYSHITGVVAQRGGIGRALKQHQREWALERGIERVLWTYDPLVRRNAAFNIAALGARPAAYLPDFYGPMDDGVNRGDETDRLLVEWHLTRPPSGGEGERTVAVPDDVEALRRNDPDAARAWRHRVRDELGGAMADGWAVTGFDERGYVLSPR, from the coding sequence GTGACGTTGACGATCGCGCGCCTCGACACCGTGGCAGCCGTGGCCCGGGCCACGGCGTTGTTCGCCGAGGTCTGGCAGACGGAGCAGCCGCCGGTCGCGGTCAACCTCGTCCGAGCCGTCGACCACGCCGGCGGCTACGCGTACGGCGCGTACGACGGCGACGCGATGGTCGGCGCGTCGGTGGCGTTCCTCGGCGGCGGGCCGGACGACGTGTACCTCTACTCGCACATCACCGGCGTCGTGGCGCAGCGCGGCGGCATCGGCCGCGCGCTCAAGCAGCACCAGCGCGAGTGGGCGCTCGAGCGCGGCATCGAGCGGGTGCTGTGGACGTACGACCCGCTGGTCCGGCGCAACGCGGCGTTCAACATCGCGGCCCTCGGCGCCCGCCCGGCGGCGTACCTTCCCGACTTCTACGGCCCCATGGACGACGGCGTGAACCGCGGCGACGAGACCGACCGCCTCCTCGTCGAGTGGCACCTCACGCGACCGCCATCGGGCGGTGAAGGTGAGCGCACCGTCGCGGTCCCCGACGACGTGGAAGCACTGCGGCGCAACGATCCCGACGCCGCGCGCGCGTGGCGGCACCGGGTCCGCGACGAGCTCGGCGGGGCGATGGCGGACGGCTGGGCGGTCACCGGCTTCGACGAGCGCGGGTACGTCCTCAGCCCTCGATGA
- the hrpA gene encoding ATP-dependent RNA helicase HrpA gives MSSPPSTPALLDRLPGLTLRDEHRLRRRLQQGREPLERLAAEVERAEARMARRLAARPRITYPPELPVSQAKDEIAAAIAGHQVVVVAGETGSGKTTQLPKICLELGRGIRGTIGHTQPRRIAARTVADRVAEELGTPLGTTVGFKVRFTDRSNDDTLVKLMTDGILLAEIQGDRDLRQYDTIVLDEAHERSLNVDFLLGYLKRLLPRRPDLKLVITSATIETERFSHHFGDAPVVTVSGRTYPVEVRYRPPDEDTDPVQAVVDAVTELQAEGPGDVLVFLSGEREIRDTADALRRLDLRETEVLPLYARLSHAEQHKVFERARGRRIVLATNVAETSLTVPGIRYVVDPGTARISRFSTRLKVQRLPIERVSQASANQRKGRCGRVAEGICVRLYTEEDFESRPEHTDPEILRTNLASVVLQMTALGLGQVEDFPFVDPPDRRAIRDGVALLHELGALEEGRTPRLTPLGRRLAQLPLDPRFGRMVLEAERNGCLREVLVIASGLTVQDPRERPADSQQAADALHARFADPTSDFLAYVNLWNHLQEKQDELSSSAFRRLCKAEFLHYLRVREWQDLHGQLTRIATDLGLVPNTADADPKSVHTALLAGLLSHVGLKEGERNEYLGARGAKFAVFPGSGLFKKPPRWVVAAELVETSRLWGRICARIEPEQVEPLAGHLVVRRYSEPRWSRKRGAVVASERVTLYGIPLVAGRTVDYGRIDPAVSRSLFLRSALVEGDWETHHAFWAANRATLDRVEAMEDKARRRDLVVDDEVLYDFYDARVPADVVSARHFDAWWKKERRTSPDLLTFPEDLVLRARVELADYPGEWVQGDLRLPLTYRFDPGDPGDGVMVHVPLAVLPRVDAGDLAWQVPGLRHDVVTALLRSLPKSLRVAFVPMPDTATSVLARATPRSGPLLDVLSDELRRMTGTVVPYDAWDWERVPPHLRMTVRVVDDEGRTVAEGKDLEALRRKASPAVREALSSAASGLERTGLAAWTDVPRTFASGTVQGYPALVDEGQSVGVRVLATQAEQQANHRAGVRRLLLLGLPSPLRAVVGRLPKQTKLALPASPYATVPALLDDCVVAALDSFVDDLPWTEADFVALRERVRPELADATYEVVVATAEAVSAARRVADRDDLPDDVRQQLGRLVHEGFVARTGRARLRDLPRYLQAAEVRLDRLQRDPARDRLNTTIVQGIEKEYDDVVRGLPPARRGDADVRHVRWMIEELRVQLFAPTMKTAFSVSEKRILRALDDLLS, from the coding sequence ATGTCCAGCCCCCCGAGCACGCCCGCGCTGCTCGACCGCCTCCCCGGGCTGACGCTCCGCGACGAGCACCGGCTGCGCCGCCGCCTCCAGCAGGGCCGCGAGCCGCTCGAACGACTCGCCGCCGAGGTCGAGCGGGCCGAGGCCCGGATGGCGCGGCGGCTCGCGGCGCGGCCGCGGATCACGTACCCGCCTGAGCTCCCCGTGAGCCAGGCGAAGGACGAGATCGCCGCCGCGATCGCCGGTCACCAGGTCGTCGTCGTCGCCGGCGAGACCGGGTCGGGCAAGACGACGCAGCTGCCGAAGATCTGCCTCGAGCTCGGGCGGGGGATCCGCGGCACGATCGGCCACACGCAGCCCCGGAGGATCGCCGCGCGGACGGTCGCCGACCGGGTCGCCGAGGAGCTCGGTACGCCGCTCGGCACGACGGTGGGCTTCAAGGTCCGCTTCACCGACCGCTCGAACGACGACACGCTCGTCAAGCTCATGACCGACGGCATCCTGCTCGCCGAGATCCAGGGCGACCGCGACCTGCGGCAGTACGACACGATCGTTCTCGACGAGGCGCACGAGCGCAGCCTCAACGTCGACTTCCTCCTCGGCTACCTCAAGCGCCTGCTGCCGCGCCGCCCCGACCTCAAGCTGGTCATCACGAGCGCGACCATCGAGACCGAACGCTTCTCGCATCACTTCGGCGACGCGCCCGTCGTCACGGTGAGCGGGCGGACGTACCCCGTCGAGGTCCGCTACCGACCGCCCGACGAGGACACAGACCCGGTGCAGGCCGTCGTGGACGCGGTCACCGAGCTGCAGGCGGAGGGCCCGGGCGACGTGCTGGTCTTCCTCTCCGGCGAGCGCGAGATCCGCGACACCGCCGACGCGCTCCGCCGGCTCGACCTGCGCGAGACGGAGGTGCTGCCGCTGTACGCCCGCCTCTCCCACGCCGAGCAGCACAAGGTGTTCGAGCGGGCGAGGGGCCGCCGGATCGTCCTCGCCACGAACGTCGCCGAGACTTCCCTCACCGTCCCCGGCATCCGGTACGTCGTCGACCCGGGCACCGCGCGCATCAGCCGCTTCAGCACGCGCCTGAAGGTCCAGCGGCTCCCCATCGAACGCGTCAGCCAGGCGTCGGCCAACCAGCGCAAGGGCCGCTGCGGGCGCGTGGCCGAGGGCATCTGCGTACGCCTCTACACCGAGGAGGACTTCGAGAGCAGGCCCGAGCACACCGACCCGGAGATCCTGCGCACCAACCTCGCCAGCGTCGTCCTCCAGATGACCGCACTCGGGCTCGGGCAGGTCGAGGACTTCCCGTTCGTGGACCCGCCGGACCGGCGCGCGATCCGCGACGGCGTCGCGCTGCTGCACGAGCTCGGCGCGCTGGAGGAGGGCCGTACGCCGCGGCTGACGCCGCTCGGCAGACGGCTGGCGCAGCTGCCGCTCGACCCGCGCTTCGGGCGCATGGTGCTCGAGGCCGAGCGCAACGGCTGCCTGCGCGAGGTGCTCGTCATCGCCTCCGGGCTGACCGTGCAGGACCCGCGCGAACGCCCCGCCGACAGCCAGCAGGCGGCCGACGCGTTGCACGCCCGCTTCGCCGACCCGACCTCGGACTTCCTCGCGTACGTCAACCTCTGGAACCACCTCCAGGAGAAGCAGGACGAGCTGTCGTCGAGCGCGTTCCGGCGGCTCTGCAAGGCGGAGTTCCTCCACTACCTGCGCGTCCGCGAGTGGCAGGACCTGCACGGCCAGCTCACCCGCATCGCGACCGACCTCGGCCTCGTGCCCAACACGGCCGACGCCGACCCGAAGTCCGTGCACACCGCGCTGCTGGCAGGACTGCTGTCGCACGTCGGGCTCAAGGAGGGCGAGCGCAACGAGTACCTGGGCGCGCGCGGCGCGAAGTTCGCCGTCTTCCCAGGCAGCGGGCTCTTCAAGAAGCCGCCCCGCTGGGTCGTCGCCGCGGAGCTGGTCGAGACGTCGCGGCTGTGGGGCCGCATCTGCGCGCGCATCGAGCCCGAGCAGGTCGAGCCGCTGGCCGGGCACCTCGTCGTACGCCGCTACAGCGAGCCGCGGTGGTCCCGCAAGCGCGGCGCGGTCGTCGCGTCGGAGCGGGTGACGCTGTACGGCATCCCGCTCGTCGCCGGCCGTACCGTCGACTACGGCCGCATCGACCCGGCCGTCTCGCGTTCGCTGTTCCTCCGCTCCGCGCTGGTCGAGGGCGACTGGGAGACGCACCACGCGTTCTGGGCCGCCAACCGCGCGACGCTCGACCGCGTCGAGGCCATGGAGGACAAGGCGCGCCGGCGCGACCTCGTCGTGGACGACGAGGTGCTCTACGACTTCTACGACGCGCGCGTCCCCGCCGACGTCGTGTCCGCCAGGCACTTCGACGCGTGGTGGAAGAAGGAGCGGCGTACCTCGCCCGACCTGCTGACGTTCCCCGAGGACCTCGTGCTGCGCGCGCGGGTGGAACTCGCCGACTACCCGGGGGAGTGGGTGCAGGGCGACCTGCGGCTGCCGCTGACGTACCGCTTCGACCCCGGCGACCCCGGCGACGGCGTCATGGTGCACGTGCCGCTCGCGGTGCTGCCGCGGGTGGACGCCGGCGACCTCGCGTGGCAGGTGCCGGGGCTGCGGCACGACGTCGTGACGGCGCTGCTGCGGTCGCTGCCGAAGTCGCTGCGCGTGGCGTTCGTGCCGATGCCCGACACCGCGACGTCGGTCCTGGCGCGCGCGACGCCGCGGTCAGGGCCGCTGCTCGACGTGCTCTCCGACGAGCTCCGCAGGATGACGGGGACCGTCGTGCCGTACGACGCCTGGGACTGGGAGCGCGTGCCGCCGCACCTGCGCATGACCGTCCGCGTCGTGGACGACGAAGGCCGCACCGTCGCGGAGGGCAAGGACCTGGAAGCGTTGCGGCGCAAGGCTTCCCCGGCGGTCCGCGAGGCACTGTCGTCAGCGGCGAGCGGCCTCGAACGCACCGGCCTCGCGGCGTGGACGGACGTGCCGAGGACGTTCGCCAGCGGCACCGTGCAGGGGTATCCGGCGCTCGTCGACGAGGGGCAGAGCGTCGGCGTGCGGGTGCTCGCGACGCAGGCGGAGCAGCAGGCGAACCACAGGGCGGGCGTACGCCGCCTGCTCCTGCTCGGACTTCCGAGCCCGCTGCGCGCCGTCGTGGGGCGGCTGCCGAAGCAGACCAAGCTCGCGCTCCCCGCGAGCCCGTACGCCACCGTCCCGGCACTGCTCGACGACTGCGTCGTGGCGGCGCTCGACTCGTTCGTCGACGACCTGCCGTGGACCGAGGCCGACTTCGTCGCCCTGCGCGAACGCGTGCGCCCCGAGCTGGCCGACGCGACGTACGAGGTCGTCGTCGCGACCGCCGAGGCGGTGTCGGCGGCGCGGCGGGTGGCGGACCGCGACGACCTGCCCGACGACGTACGGCAGCAGCTCGGCAGGCTCGTGCACGAGGGGTTCGTCGCGCGGACCGGGCGCGCGCGGCTACGCGACCTGCCGCGCTACCTCCAGGCCGCCGAGGTACGCCTCGACCGCCTGCAGCGCGACCCCGCCCGCGACCGGCTCAACACGACGATCGTGCAGGGCATCGAGAAGGAGTACGACGACGTCGTCCGCGGCCTGCCACCGGCACGCCGCGGCGACGCCGACGTACGTCACGTGCGCTGGATGATCGAGGAGCTGCGGGTGCAGCTGTTCGCGCCGACGATGAAGACGGCGTTCTCCGTGTCGGAGAAGCGCATCCTGCGCGCGCTGGACGACCTGCTCAGCTAG
- a CDS encoding M20 family metallopeptidase, producing the protein MLDAVADLVSIESPTADLAAVRRVVEHTEAWLTARLGSAPEVVVREGRPHLLWNGARPGVVIVGHLDTVWPLGTLERWPFSVADGRATGPGVFDMKAGVVIAAEAIASLADPGRVALLLTTDEETGSPTSRALVEETVRGCRAALVCEPPQNGAVKTARKGVGMYTVAVTGRAAHAGLEPENGVNATVELAHQVLAVTALNDPAHGTTVTPTVAASGTVGNTVPPSATVYVDVRATSATALDEVDRALRGLAPVLPGARVELLGGVNRPPLERAMAIGLYELAVDAATEAGIEGLAECMVGGGSDGNFTAGIGVPTLDGLGAVGGGAHAEGEWIDVAELPRRAAMLAGLLRRLT; encoded by the coding sequence ATGCTCGACGCCGTCGCCGACCTCGTCTCGATCGAGTCCCCCACCGCCGACCTCGCCGCCGTACGCCGCGTGGTCGAACACACCGAGGCGTGGCTGACGGCAAGGCTCGGCAGCGCGCCGGAGGTCGTCGTCCGCGAGGGTCGTCCGCACCTGCTCTGGAACGGCGCCCGACCCGGGGTCGTGATCGTCGGGCACCTCGACACCGTGTGGCCGCTGGGCACGCTGGAGCGGTGGCCGTTCAGCGTGGCGGACGGGCGGGCGACGGGGCCGGGCGTGTTCGACATGAAGGCGGGCGTCGTCATCGCCGCCGAGGCGATCGCGTCGCTGGCCGACCCGGGCCGGGTGGCATTGCTGCTCACGACGGACGAGGAGACGGGCTCGCCGACGTCGCGTGCCTTGGTCGAGGAGACAGTGCGCGGCTGCCGCGCCGCGCTGGTCTGCGAGCCGCCCCAGAACGGCGCCGTGAAGACCGCGCGCAAGGGCGTCGGCATGTACACGGTTGCCGTCACGGGGCGCGCAGCGCACGCCGGCCTGGAGCCGGAGAACGGCGTCAACGCCACCGTCGAGCTCGCCCATCAGGTCCTCGCCGTGACCGCGCTGAACGACCCCGCGCACGGCACCACCGTCACGCCGACGGTGGCGGCGAGCGGCACGGTCGGCAACACCGTGCCGCCGTCCGCGACCGTCTACGTGGACGTGCGCGCGACGTCGGCAACGGCGCTGGACGAGGTGGACCGCGCGCTGCGGGGCCTGGCACCGGTGCTGCCGGGCGCGCGAGTGGAGCTGCTCGGCGGCGTCAACCGGCCGCCCCTCGAACGCGCCATGGCCATCGGCCTGTACGAGCTCGCGGTCGATGCGGCCACGGAGGCCGGCATCGAGGGGCTGGCGGAGTGCATGGTCGGGGGCGGGTCCGACGGCAACTTCACCGCCGGCATCGGCGTCCCGACCCTCGACGGGCTCGGCGCCGTCGGCGGGGGCGCGCACGCGGAGGGCGAGTGGATCGACGTCGCCGAGCTGCCCCGCCGCGCGGCCATGCTGGCCGGCCTGCTGCGCCGCCTCACGTAG